A stretch of Gossypium hirsutum isolate 1008001.06 chromosome A06, Gossypium_hirsutum_v2.1, whole genome shotgun sequence DNA encodes these proteins:
- the LOC107962543 gene encoding ubiquitin-like domain-containing protein CIP73 isoform X9, which yields MGSTSADKVPSDTEMEGSEATIEIKIKTLDSQTYTLRVDKQMPVPALKEQIASVTGVLSEQQRLICRGKVLKDDQLLSAYHVEDGHTLHLVVRQPVPPSSDGSPYHSANDPSSDTSRGHSNHAPSFVIETFNVPDQGDGVPPEISRQIVSAVLGSFGFANMASGNTGSDARERTSGGSGMPDSSQAQTEQASMTSQSDRAHSAFGLPAAVSLGPMHPPVIPDSLATLSQYLSHIRNEFDALGRVGGNDSQTTPMSRTGSRDSNSASNSGTGREGLPTPASLAEVLLSTRQMLIEQAGESVQQLARQLEDQVNVTDPSARLIAQTNALRTGALLHNLGSLLLELGRTTMTLRLGQTPSEAVVNAGPAVFISPSGPNPLMVQALPFQPGTSFGAIPVGTVQPGSGLVNGLGTGFVPRRIDIQIRRGSSMATPNTREEHPPSQSGQSNQSVGSHSENRSSQTTSRVSDTPSFAGESGVRVVPIRTMVAAVPAPLGRLPSESSGNSVGVYYPLLGRLQNIAPGHVSGERGPQASGEHPSSGAQPEQLRIPESAVQHQSSEESARDGSLPNANSRQQERPNTRSVNISILAAGRTQNNQDSERQSPSNVLQFLRSIFPGGEIQVEEASSQGTARDSVRGQAEASNDAPAAETSITNQGVFLSNLLHQIMPYISQHAGSQRSTPEEATTSAPADLSSTGNSRRPNDTEQNPPNSKRQKME from the exons ATGGGAAGCACCAGTGCTGATAAAGTTCCCAGTGATACAGAAATGGAAGGTTCTGAGGCcacaatagaaataaaaataaaaacattggaCTCTCAGACTTATACTTTGAGAGTGGATAAACAG ATGCCAGTTCCTGCACTAAAAGAACAGATTGCTTCTGTAACTGGTGTGTTGTCAGAGCAACAACGGCTAATCTGTCGTGGAAAAGTTCTAAAAGATGATCAGCTCCTTTCCGCATACC ATGTCGAGGATGGCCACACCTTGCACCTGGTGGTCAGGCAGCCAGTTCCACCATCATCTGATGGCTCACCATATCATTCAG CAAATGATCCCTCGTCAGATACAAGTCGTGGTCATAGTAATCATGCCCCAAGTTTTGTAATAGAGACTTTTAATGTGCCTGATCAAGGGGATGGGGTTCCTCCTGAAATCAGTCGG CAGATTGTTTCTGCTGTTCTTGGCTCTTTTGGATTCGCAAATATGGCAAGTGGAAATACTGGGAGTGATGCCAGG GAAAGAACGTCTGGTGGTAGTGGCATGCCAGATTCATCGCAGGCTCAAACTGAGCAAGCCAGCATGACAAGTCAATCAGATAGAGCCCATAGTGCTTTTGGACTTCCAGCGGCGGTTTCCTTGGGGCCTATGCACCCTCCT GTAATTCCTGATTCTTTGGCTACATTGTCCCAATATCTTAGTCATATACGGAACGAATTTGATGCCCTTG GTAGAGTTGGCGGAAATGATTCTCAGACAACTCCCATGAGTAGGACTGGATCTAGAGATTCTAATTCTGCGTCAAATTCAGGAACTGGACGTGAAGGTCTTCCTACACCTGCATCTTTGGCGGAAGTGTTACTCTCTACCAGGCAAATGCTCATTGAACAAGCTGGAGAAAGTGTACAA CAACTTGCAAGGCAACTGGAGGATCAAGTAAATGTGACTGACCCCTCAGCACGGCTGATTGCACAGACCAATGCATTGAGAACCGGAGCTTTACTGCACAACCTAGGCTCACTTTTACTTGAGCTTGGTCGTACAACCATGACACTACGCTTAGGTCAAACACCA tCTGAAGCTGTTGTTAATGCTGGCCCTGCAGTTTTCATATCCCCTTCTGGTCCAAACCCTCTCATGGTTCAG GCTCTTCCTTTTCAACCGGGAACTAGCTTTGGTGCCATCCCTGTGGGAACTGTCCAGCCTGGATCTGGTTTGGTTAATGGACTTGGGACAGGGTTTGTTCCTAGGCGTATTGACATACAAATACGAAGAG gttcatcaatggcaacacCGAATACTCGAGAGGAACATCCCCCAAGCCAATCAGGTCAAAGCAACCAATCAGTGGGTTCTCACAGTGAGAATCGTAGCAGTCAAACAACTTCAAGGGTCTCAGATACGCCATCTTTTGCTGGAGAATCAGGAGTGCGGGTGGTTCCTATTAGGACCATGGTTGCTGCTGTACCTGCTCCATTGGGTCGCCTACCTTCAGAGTCTTCTGGTAATTCTGTGGGAGTATACTACCCATTGCTTGGAAGATTACAGAACATAGCTCCTGGACACGTGAGTGGTGAACGGGGACCTCAAGCATCTGGTGAGCATCCATCTTCTGGTGCTCAACCTGAGCAGCTTCGTATTCCTGAATCTGCAGTGCAACATCAAAGTTCAGAAGAGTCTGCAAGAGATG GTTCATTACCGAATGCTAATTCAAGACAACAGGAGCGTCCTAATACACGCAGTGTCAATATCAGCATTCTAGCAGCTGGCAGAACTCAAAACAACCAAGACTCAGAGAGACAAAGTCCTAGTAATGTTCTTCAGTTTCTAAGGTCAATTTTCCCTGGTGGTGAAATTCAGGTAGAGGAAGCGAGTTCACAAGGAACAGCTAGAGATTCTGTCCGAGGGCAAGCAGAAGCATCCAATGATGCTCCAGCAGCTGAGACAAGTATTACTAATCAAGGGGTGTTTTTATCTAATTTGCTTCATCAGATCATGCCATACATATC
- the LOC107962543 gene encoding ubiquitin-like domain-containing protein CIP73 isoform X6, giving the protein MGSTSADKVPSDTEMEGSEATIEIKIKTLDSQTYTLRVDKQMPVPALKEQIASVTGVLSEQQRLICRGKVLKDDQLLSAYHVEDGHTLHLVVRQPVPPSSDGSPYHSANDPSSDTSRGHSNHAPSFVIETFNVPDQGDGVPPEISRQIVSAVLGSFGFANMASGNTGSDARERTSGGSGMPDSSQAQTEQASMTSQSDRAHSAFGLPAAVSLGPMHPPVIPDSLATLSQYLSHIRNEFDALGRVGGNDSQTTPMSRTGSRDSNSASNSGTGREGLPTPASLAEVLLSTRQMLIEQAGESVQQLARQLEDQVNVTDPSARLIAQTNALRTGALLHNLGSLLLELGRTTMTLRLGQTPSEAVVNAGPAVFISPSGPNPLMVQALPFQPGTSFGAIPVGTVQPGSGLVNGLGTGFVPRRIDIQIRRGSSMATPNTREEHPPSQSGQSNQSVGSHSENRSSQTTSRVSDTPSFAGESGVRVVPIRTMVAAVPAPLGRLPSESSGNSVGVYYPLLGRLQNIAPGHVSGERGPQASGEHPSSGAQPEQLRIPESAVQHQSSEESARDVWKFPCELTKKVKSQKGKNDNGKGKVKCTRRLTFQELTIKLLPAAGSLPNANSRQQERPNTRSVNISILAAGRTQNNQDSERQSPSNVLQFLRSIFPGGEIQVEEASSQGTARDSVRGQAEASNDAPAAETSITNQGVFLSNLLHQIMPYISQHAGSQRSTPEEATTSAPADLSSTGNSRRPNDTEQNPPNSKRQKME; this is encoded by the exons ATGGGAAGCACCAGTGCTGATAAAGTTCCCAGTGATACAGAAATGGAAGGTTCTGAGGCcacaatagaaataaaaataaaaacattggaCTCTCAGACTTATACTTTGAGAGTGGATAAACAG ATGCCAGTTCCTGCACTAAAAGAACAGATTGCTTCTGTAACTGGTGTGTTGTCAGAGCAACAACGGCTAATCTGTCGTGGAAAAGTTCTAAAAGATGATCAGCTCCTTTCCGCATACC ATGTCGAGGATGGCCACACCTTGCACCTGGTGGTCAGGCAGCCAGTTCCACCATCATCTGATGGCTCACCATATCATTCAG CAAATGATCCCTCGTCAGATACAAGTCGTGGTCATAGTAATCATGCCCCAAGTTTTGTAATAGAGACTTTTAATGTGCCTGATCAAGGGGATGGGGTTCCTCCTGAAATCAGTCGG CAGATTGTTTCTGCTGTTCTTGGCTCTTTTGGATTCGCAAATATGGCAAGTGGAAATACTGGGAGTGATGCCAGG GAAAGAACGTCTGGTGGTAGTGGCATGCCAGATTCATCGCAGGCTCAAACTGAGCAAGCCAGCATGACAAGTCAATCAGATAGAGCCCATAGTGCTTTTGGACTTCCAGCGGCGGTTTCCTTGGGGCCTATGCACCCTCCT GTAATTCCTGATTCTTTGGCTACATTGTCCCAATATCTTAGTCATATACGGAACGAATTTGATGCCCTTG GTAGAGTTGGCGGAAATGATTCTCAGACAACTCCCATGAGTAGGACTGGATCTAGAGATTCTAATTCTGCGTCAAATTCAGGAACTGGACGTGAAGGTCTTCCTACACCTGCATCTTTGGCGGAAGTGTTACTCTCTACCAGGCAAATGCTCATTGAACAAGCTGGAGAAAGTGTACAA CAACTTGCAAGGCAACTGGAGGATCAAGTAAATGTGACTGACCCCTCAGCACGGCTGATTGCACAGACCAATGCATTGAGAACCGGAGCTTTACTGCACAACCTAGGCTCACTTTTACTTGAGCTTGGTCGTACAACCATGACACTACGCTTAGGTCAAACACCA tCTGAAGCTGTTGTTAATGCTGGCCCTGCAGTTTTCATATCCCCTTCTGGTCCAAACCCTCTCATGGTTCAG GCTCTTCCTTTTCAACCGGGAACTAGCTTTGGTGCCATCCCTGTGGGAACTGTCCAGCCTGGATCTGGTTTGGTTAATGGACTTGGGACAGGGTTTGTTCCTAGGCGTATTGACATACAAATACGAAGAG gttcatcaatggcaacacCGAATACTCGAGAGGAACATCCCCCAAGCCAATCAGGTCAAAGCAACCAATCAGTGGGTTCTCACAGTGAGAATCGTAGCAGTCAAACAACTTCAAGGGTCTCAGATACGCCATCTTTTGCTGGAGAATCAGGAGTGCGGGTGGTTCCTATTAGGACCATGGTTGCTGCTGTACCTGCTCCATTGGGTCGCCTACCTTCAGAGTCTTCTGGTAATTCTGTGGGAGTATACTACCCATTGCTTGGAAGATTACAGAACATAGCTCCTGGACACGTGAGTGGTGAACGGGGACCTCAAGCATCTGGTGAGCATCCATCTTCTGGTGCTCAACCTGAGCAGCTTCGTATTCCTGAATCTGCAGTGCAACATCAAAGTTCAGAAGAGTCTGCAAGAGATG TTTGGAAATTTCCATGTGAATTGACCAAAAAAGTTAAAAGCCAAAAGGGGAAAAATGACAACGGAAAAGGAAAGGTGAAGTGTACCAGGAGGCTTACCTTTCAAGAATTGACCATCAAGCTGCTTCCTGCTGCAGGTTCATTACCGAATGCTAATTCAAGACAACAGGAGCGTCCTAATACACGCAGTGTCAATATCAGCATTCTAGCAGCTGGCAGAACTCAAAACAACCAAGACTCAGAGAGACAAAGTCCTAGTAATGTTCTTCAGTTTCTAAGGTCAATTTTCCCTGGTGGTGAAATTCAGGTAGAGGAAGCGAGTTCACAAGGAACAGCTAGAGATTCTGTCCGAGGGCAAGCAGAAGCATCCAATGATGCTCCAGCAGCTGAGACAAGTATTACTAATCAAGGGGTGTTTTTATCTAATTTGCTTCATCAGATCATGCCATACATATC
- the LOC107962543 gene encoding ubiquitin-like domain-containing protein CIP73 isoform X7 — MGSTSADKVPSDTEMEGSEATIEIKIKTLDSQTYTLRVDKQMPVPALKEQIASVTGVLSEQQRLICRGKVLKDDQLLSAYHVEDGHTLHLVVRQPVPPSSDGSPYHSANDPSSDTSRGHSNHAPSFVIETFNVPDQGDGVPPEISRQIVSAVLGSFGFANMASGNTGSDARDHGSQRQERTSGGSGMPDSSQAQTEQASMTSQSDRAHSAFGLPAAVSLGPMHPPVIPDSLATLSQYLSHIRNEFDALGRVGGNDSQTTPMSRTGSRDSNSASNSGTGREGLPTPASLAEVLLSTRQMLIEQAGESVQQLARQLEDQVNVTDPSARLIAQTNALRTGALLHNLGSLLLELGRTTMTLRLGQTPSEAVVNAGPAVFISPSGPNPLMVQALPFQPGTSFGAIPVGTVQPGSGLVNGLGTGFVPRRIDIQIRRGSSMATPNTREEHPPSQSGQSNQSVGSHSENRSSQTTSRVSDTPSFAGESGVRVVPIRTMVAAVPAPLGRLPSESSGNSVGVYYPLLGRLQNIAPGHVSGERGPQASGEHPSSGAQPEQLRIPESAVQHQSSEESARDGSLPNANSRQQERPNTRSVNISILAAGRTQNNQDSERQSPSNVLQFLRSIFPGGEIQVEEASSQGTARDSVRGQAEASNDAPAAETSITNQGVFLSNLLHQIMPYISQHAGSQRSTPEEATTSAPADLSSTGNSRRPNDTEQNPPNSKRQKME; from the exons ATGGGAAGCACCAGTGCTGATAAAGTTCCCAGTGATACAGAAATGGAAGGTTCTGAGGCcacaatagaaataaaaataaaaacattggaCTCTCAGACTTATACTTTGAGAGTGGATAAACAG ATGCCAGTTCCTGCACTAAAAGAACAGATTGCTTCTGTAACTGGTGTGTTGTCAGAGCAACAACGGCTAATCTGTCGTGGAAAAGTTCTAAAAGATGATCAGCTCCTTTCCGCATACC ATGTCGAGGATGGCCACACCTTGCACCTGGTGGTCAGGCAGCCAGTTCCACCATCATCTGATGGCTCACCATATCATTCAG CAAATGATCCCTCGTCAGATACAAGTCGTGGTCATAGTAATCATGCCCCAAGTTTTGTAATAGAGACTTTTAATGTGCCTGATCAAGGGGATGGGGTTCCTCCTGAAATCAGTCGG CAGATTGTTTCTGCTGTTCTTGGCTCTTTTGGATTCGCAAATATGGCAAGTGGAAATACTGGGAGTGATGCCAGG GATCATGGTTCACAAAGACAGGAAAGAACGTCTGGTGGTAGTGGCATGCCAGATTCATCGCAGGCTCAAACTGAGCAAGCCAGCATGACAAGTCAATCAGATAGAGCCCATAGTGCTTTTGGACTTCCAGCGGCGGTTTCCTTGGGGCCTATGCACCCTCCT GTAATTCCTGATTCTTTGGCTACATTGTCCCAATATCTTAGTCATATACGGAACGAATTTGATGCCCTTG GTAGAGTTGGCGGAAATGATTCTCAGACAACTCCCATGAGTAGGACTGGATCTAGAGATTCTAATTCTGCGTCAAATTCAGGAACTGGACGTGAAGGTCTTCCTACACCTGCATCTTTGGCGGAAGTGTTACTCTCTACCAGGCAAATGCTCATTGAACAAGCTGGAGAAAGTGTACAA CAACTTGCAAGGCAACTGGAGGATCAAGTAAATGTGACTGACCCCTCAGCACGGCTGATTGCACAGACCAATGCATTGAGAACCGGAGCTTTACTGCACAACCTAGGCTCACTTTTACTTGAGCTTGGTCGTACAACCATGACACTACGCTTAGGTCAAACACCA tCTGAAGCTGTTGTTAATGCTGGCCCTGCAGTTTTCATATCCCCTTCTGGTCCAAACCCTCTCATGGTTCAG GCTCTTCCTTTTCAACCGGGAACTAGCTTTGGTGCCATCCCTGTGGGAACTGTCCAGCCTGGATCTGGTTTGGTTAATGGACTTGGGACAGGGTTTGTTCCTAGGCGTATTGACATACAAATACGAAGAG gttcatcaatggcaacacCGAATACTCGAGAGGAACATCCCCCAAGCCAATCAGGTCAAAGCAACCAATCAGTGGGTTCTCACAGTGAGAATCGTAGCAGTCAAACAACTTCAAGGGTCTCAGATACGCCATCTTTTGCTGGAGAATCAGGAGTGCGGGTGGTTCCTATTAGGACCATGGTTGCTGCTGTACCTGCTCCATTGGGTCGCCTACCTTCAGAGTCTTCTGGTAATTCTGTGGGAGTATACTACCCATTGCTTGGAAGATTACAGAACATAGCTCCTGGACACGTGAGTGGTGAACGGGGACCTCAAGCATCTGGTGAGCATCCATCTTCTGGTGCTCAACCTGAGCAGCTTCGTATTCCTGAATCTGCAGTGCAACATCAAAGTTCAGAAGAGTCTGCAAGAGATG GTTCATTACCGAATGCTAATTCAAGACAACAGGAGCGTCCTAATACACGCAGTGTCAATATCAGCATTCTAGCAGCTGGCAGAACTCAAAACAACCAAGACTCAGAGAGACAAAGTCCTAGTAATGTTCTTCAGTTTCTAAGGTCAATTTTCCCTGGTGGTGAAATTCAGGTAGAGGAAGCGAGTTCACAAGGAACAGCTAGAGATTCTGTCCGAGGGCAAGCAGAAGCATCCAATGATGCTCCAGCAGCTGAGACAAGTATTACTAATCAAGGGGTGTTTTTATCTAATTTGCTTCATCAGATCATGCCATACATATC
- the LOC107962543 gene encoding ubiquitin-like domain-containing protein CIP73 isoform X1 — MGSTSADKVPSDTEMEGSEATIEIKIKTLDSQTYTLRVDKQMPVPALKEQIASVTGVLSEQQRLICRGKVLKDDQLLSAYHVEDGHTLHLVVRQPVPPSSDGSPYHSANDPSSDTSRGHSNHAPSFVIETFNVPDQGDGVPPEISRQIVSAVLGSFGFANMASGNTGSDARDHGSQRQERTSGGSGMPDSSQAQTEQASMTSQSDRAHSAFGLPAAVSLGPMHPPVIPDSLATLSQYLSHIRNEFDALGRVGGNDSQTTPMSRTGSRDSNSASNSGTGREGLPTPASLAEVLLSTRQMLIEQAGESVQQLARQLEDQVNVTDPSARLIAQTNALRTGALLHNLGSLLLELGRTTMTLRLGQTPSEAVVNAGPAVFISPSGPNPLMVQALPFQPGTSFGAIPVGTVQPGSGLVNGLGTGFVPRRIDIQIRRGSSMATPNTREEHPPSQSGQSNQSVGSHSENRSSQTTSRVSDTPSFAGESGVRVVPIRTMVAAVPAPLGRLPSESSGNSVGVYYPLLGRLQNIAPGHVSGERGPQASGEHPSSGAQPEQLRIPESAVQHQSSEESARDVSAVWKFPCELTKKVKSQKGKNDNGKGKVKCTRRLTFQELTIKLLPAAGSLPNANSRQQERPNTRSVNISILAAGRTQNNQDSERQSPSNVLQFLRSIFPGGEIQVEEASSQGTARDSVRGQAEASNDAPAAETSITNQGVFLSNLLHQIMPYISQHAGSQRSTPEEATTSAPADLSSTGNSRRPNDTEQNPPNSKRQKME; from the exons ATGGGAAGCACCAGTGCTGATAAAGTTCCCAGTGATACAGAAATGGAAGGTTCTGAGGCcacaatagaaataaaaataaaaacattggaCTCTCAGACTTATACTTTGAGAGTGGATAAACAG ATGCCAGTTCCTGCACTAAAAGAACAGATTGCTTCTGTAACTGGTGTGTTGTCAGAGCAACAACGGCTAATCTGTCGTGGAAAAGTTCTAAAAGATGATCAGCTCCTTTCCGCATACC ATGTCGAGGATGGCCACACCTTGCACCTGGTGGTCAGGCAGCCAGTTCCACCATCATCTGATGGCTCACCATATCATTCAG CAAATGATCCCTCGTCAGATACAAGTCGTGGTCATAGTAATCATGCCCCAAGTTTTGTAATAGAGACTTTTAATGTGCCTGATCAAGGGGATGGGGTTCCTCCTGAAATCAGTCGG CAGATTGTTTCTGCTGTTCTTGGCTCTTTTGGATTCGCAAATATGGCAAGTGGAAATACTGGGAGTGATGCCAGG GATCATGGTTCACAAAGACAGGAAAGAACGTCTGGTGGTAGTGGCATGCCAGATTCATCGCAGGCTCAAACTGAGCAAGCCAGCATGACAAGTCAATCAGATAGAGCCCATAGTGCTTTTGGACTTCCAGCGGCGGTTTCCTTGGGGCCTATGCACCCTCCT GTAATTCCTGATTCTTTGGCTACATTGTCCCAATATCTTAGTCATATACGGAACGAATTTGATGCCCTTG GTAGAGTTGGCGGAAATGATTCTCAGACAACTCCCATGAGTAGGACTGGATCTAGAGATTCTAATTCTGCGTCAAATTCAGGAACTGGACGTGAAGGTCTTCCTACACCTGCATCTTTGGCGGAAGTGTTACTCTCTACCAGGCAAATGCTCATTGAACAAGCTGGAGAAAGTGTACAA CAACTTGCAAGGCAACTGGAGGATCAAGTAAATGTGACTGACCCCTCAGCACGGCTGATTGCACAGACCAATGCATTGAGAACCGGAGCTTTACTGCACAACCTAGGCTCACTTTTACTTGAGCTTGGTCGTACAACCATGACACTACGCTTAGGTCAAACACCA tCTGAAGCTGTTGTTAATGCTGGCCCTGCAGTTTTCATATCCCCTTCTGGTCCAAACCCTCTCATGGTTCAG GCTCTTCCTTTTCAACCGGGAACTAGCTTTGGTGCCATCCCTGTGGGAACTGTCCAGCCTGGATCTGGTTTGGTTAATGGACTTGGGACAGGGTTTGTTCCTAGGCGTATTGACATACAAATACGAAGAG gttcatcaatggcaacacCGAATACTCGAGAGGAACATCCCCCAAGCCAATCAGGTCAAAGCAACCAATCAGTGGGTTCTCACAGTGAGAATCGTAGCAGTCAAACAACTTCAAGGGTCTCAGATACGCCATCTTTTGCTGGAGAATCAGGAGTGCGGGTGGTTCCTATTAGGACCATGGTTGCTGCTGTACCTGCTCCATTGGGTCGCCTACCTTCAGAGTCTTCTGGTAATTCTGTGGGAGTATACTACCCATTGCTTGGAAGATTACAGAACATAGCTCCTGGACACGTGAGTGGTGAACGGGGACCTCAAGCATCTGGTGAGCATCCATCTTCTGGTGCTCAACCTGAGCAGCTTCGTATTCCTGAATCTGCAGTGCAACATCAAAGTTCAGAAGAGTCTGCAAGAGATG TTTCTGCAGTTTGGAAATTTCCATGTGAATTGACCAAAAAAGTTAAAAGCCAAAAGGGGAAAAATGACAACGGAAAAGGAAAGGTGAAGTGTACCAGGAGGCTTACCTTTCAAGAATTGACCATCAAGCTGCTTCCTGCTGCAGGTTCATTACCGAATGCTAATTCAAGACAACAGGAGCGTCCTAATACACGCAGTGTCAATATCAGCATTCTAGCAGCTGGCAGAACTCAAAACAACCAAGACTCAGAGAGACAAAGTCCTAGTAATGTTCTTCAGTTTCTAAGGTCAATTTTCCCTGGTGGTGAAATTCAGGTAGAGGAAGCGAGTTCACAAGGAACAGCTAGAGATTCTGTCCGAGGGCAAGCAGAAGCATCCAATGATGCTCCAGCAGCTGAGACAAGTATTACTAATCAAGGGGTGTTTTTATCTAATTTGCTTCATCAGATCATGCCATACATATC
- the LOC107962543 gene encoding ubiquitin-like domain-containing protein CIP73 isoform X3, whose amino-acid sequence MGSTSADKVPSDTEMEGSEATIEIKIKTLDSQTYTLRVDKQMPVPALKEQIASVTGVLSEQQRLICRGKVLKDDQLLSAYHVEDGHTLHLVVRQPVPPSSDGSPYHSANDPSSDTSRGHSNHAPSFVIETFNVPDQGDGVPPEISRQIVSAVLGSFGFANMASGNTGSDARDHGSQRQERTSGGSGMPDSSQAQTEQASMTSQSDRAHSAFGLPAAVSLGPMHPPVIPDSLATLSQYLSHIRNEFDALGRVGGNDSQTTPMSRTGSRDSNSASNSGTGREGLPTPASLAEVLLSTRQMLIEQAGESVQQLARQLEDQVNVTDPSARLIAQTNALRTGALLHNLGSLLLELGRTTMTLRLGQTPSEAVVNAGPAVFISPSGPNPLMVQALPFQPGTSFGAIPVGTVQPGSGLVNGLGTGFVPRRIDIQIRRGSSMATPNTREEHPPSQSGQSNQSVGSHSENRSSQTTSRVSDTPSFAGESGVRVVPIRTMVAAVPAPLGRLPSESSGNSVGVYYPLLGRLQNIAPGHVSGERGPQASGEHPSSGAQPEQLRIPESAVQHQSSEESARDVWKFPCELTKKVKSQKGKNDNGKGKVKCTRRLTFQELTIKLLPAAGSLPNANSRQQERPNTRSVNISILAAGRTQNNQDSERQSPSNVLQFLRSIFPGGEIQVEEASSQGTARDSVRGQAEASNDAPAAETSITNQGVFLSNLLHQIMPYISQHAGSQRSTPEEATTSAPADLSSTGNSRRPNDTEQNPPNSKRQKME is encoded by the exons ATGGGAAGCACCAGTGCTGATAAAGTTCCCAGTGATACAGAAATGGAAGGTTCTGAGGCcacaatagaaataaaaataaaaacattggaCTCTCAGACTTATACTTTGAGAGTGGATAAACAG ATGCCAGTTCCTGCACTAAAAGAACAGATTGCTTCTGTAACTGGTGTGTTGTCAGAGCAACAACGGCTAATCTGTCGTGGAAAAGTTCTAAAAGATGATCAGCTCCTTTCCGCATACC ATGTCGAGGATGGCCACACCTTGCACCTGGTGGTCAGGCAGCCAGTTCCACCATCATCTGATGGCTCACCATATCATTCAG CAAATGATCCCTCGTCAGATACAAGTCGTGGTCATAGTAATCATGCCCCAAGTTTTGTAATAGAGACTTTTAATGTGCCTGATCAAGGGGATGGGGTTCCTCCTGAAATCAGTCGG CAGATTGTTTCTGCTGTTCTTGGCTCTTTTGGATTCGCAAATATGGCAAGTGGAAATACTGGGAGTGATGCCAGG GATCATGGTTCACAAAGACAGGAAAGAACGTCTGGTGGTAGTGGCATGCCAGATTCATCGCAGGCTCAAACTGAGCAAGCCAGCATGACAAGTCAATCAGATAGAGCCCATAGTGCTTTTGGACTTCCAGCGGCGGTTTCCTTGGGGCCTATGCACCCTCCT GTAATTCCTGATTCTTTGGCTACATTGTCCCAATATCTTAGTCATATACGGAACGAATTTGATGCCCTTG GTAGAGTTGGCGGAAATGATTCTCAGACAACTCCCATGAGTAGGACTGGATCTAGAGATTCTAATTCTGCGTCAAATTCAGGAACTGGACGTGAAGGTCTTCCTACACCTGCATCTTTGGCGGAAGTGTTACTCTCTACCAGGCAAATGCTCATTGAACAAGCTGGAGAAAGTGTACAA CAACTTGCAAGGCAACTGGAGGATCAAGTAAATGTGACTGACCCCTCAGCACGGCTGATTGCACAGACCAATGCATTGAGAACCGGAGCTTTACTGCACAACCTAGGCTCACTTTTACTTGAGCTTGGTCGTACAACCATGACACTACGCTTAGGTCAAACACCA tCTGAAGCTGTTGTTAATGCTGGCCCTGCAGTTTTCATATCCCCTTCTGGTCCAAACCCTCTCATGGTTCAG GCTCTTCCTTTTCAACCGGGAACTAGCTTTGGTGCCATCCCTGTGGGAACTGTCCAGCCTGGATCTGGTTTGGTTAATGGACTTGGGACAGGGTTTGTTCCTAGGCGTATTGACATACAAATACGAAGAG gttcatcaatggcaacacCGAATACTCGAGAGGAACATCCCCCAAGCCAATCAGGTCAAAGCAACCAATCAGTGGGTTCTCACAGTGAGAATCGTAGCAGTCAAACAACTTCAAGGGTCTCAGATACGCCATCTTTTGCTGGAGAATCAGGAGTGCGGGTGGTTCCTATTAGGACCATGGTTGCTGCTGTACCTGCTCCATTGGGTCGCCTACCTTCAGAGTCTTCTGGTAATTCTGTGGGAGTATACTACCCATTGCTTGGAAGATTACAGAACATAGCTCCTGGACACGTGAGTGGTGAACGGGGACCTCAAGCATCTGGTGAGCATCCATCTTCTGGTGCTCAACCTGAGCAGCTTCGTATTCCTGAATCTGCAGTGCAACATCAAAGTTCAGAAGAGTCTGCAAGAGATG TTTGGAAATTTCCATGTGAATTGACCAAAAAAGTTAAAAGCCAAAAGGGGAAAAATGACAACGGAAAAGGAAAGGTGAAGTGTACCAGGAGGCTTACCTTTCAAGAATTGACCATCAAGCTGCTTCCTGCTGCAGGTTCATTACCGAATGCTAATTCAAGACAACAGGAGCGTCCTAATACACGCAGTGTCAATATCAGCATTCTAGCAGCTGGCAGAACTCAAAACAACCAAGACTCAGAGAGACAAAGTCCTAGTAATGTTCTTCAGTTTCTAAGGTCAATTTTCCCTGGTGGTGAAATTCAGGTAGAGGAAGCGAGTTCACAAGGAACAGCTAGAGATTCTGTCCGAGGGCAAGCAGAAGCATCCAATGATGCTCCAGCAGCTGAGACAAGTATTACTAATCAAGGGGTGTTTTTATCTAATTTGCTTCATCAGATCATGCCATACATATC